The genome window ACCCGTCTCATCGACGCGGACTTCCCGAAGTTCCGGCCGCTGCTGCCCAAGCAGAACACCGCCCTCGCCTCCGTCGAGATCGTTCCGCTGCTCGACGCCATCCGGCGTGTCTCCCTGGTCACGGAAGGTAATTCCCAGATCCGGATGGCGTTCGAGGAGGGCGGACTGACCATCTCCGGAGGTGGCAGTGACATCGGTGTGGCCGAGGAACAGCTGCCGTGCGCCTTCATCGGCGAGCCACTGGTCATCGCCTTCAACCCGGGTTACCTCAAGGACGGTCTCGGCGCGATCCACACCGACCGGGTGGTCTTCGGTTTCACCCAGCCCTCGCGTCCGGCGATCCTGCTGCCCGAGCCGGAGAATCTCCCGGAGGCAGGCCCCGACGGTACCTTCCCCACCCCGGAGACCCCCTTCATCTACCTGCTGATGCCGGTCCGCCTGCCGGGCTGATCCGGTATGTACCTGCGTTCCCTGCACCTCGGGGACTTCCGTTCCTGGGCCTCCCTCGACCTGGACCTGGACCCGGGGGTCACCGTCTTCGCCGGGCCGAACGGCAATGGCAAGACGAATATCGTCGAGGCGGTGGGCTATCTCGCCCACCTGTCCTCGCACCGGGTCAACGGGGACGCAGCCCTGGTCCGGGAGGGATGTGATGCGGCGCGGATCTCGGCCACCGCGGTGAACCACGGGCGGGAACTCACCGCCCACCTCGTCATCAACAGTCGCGGGGCCAACCGTGCCGCCGTGAACCGCACCGCGCTGAAGAGCCAACGGGGGCTCGCCGGCATCGTCCGCACCACCATGTTCTCCCCCGAAGATCTGGGTCTGGTCCGTGGTGAACCGGACCAGCGACGGCATTTCCTCGATCAGGTCGTTGCCGCCCGGTATCCCCGACTGGCCGGAGTGCGGTCCGACTACGACAAGGTGCTGCGGCAACGCAATGCGCTGCTGAAGTCCGCGTCCTCCCCGGAGTCGGTGGCGGACACCCTCGATGTCTGGGACGGGCAGCTCGCCCACCTCGGCGGGGAGATCATGTCCGCCCGGGCACAGGTCGTGCATGATCTGGCACCGCACGTTGCCGAGACCTACGCGCACCTCGCGCCCGGGTCCCGGCCGGCGCTCATCGGTTACACCTCCACGCTGGACGCCGAACTCGCTGACGTCGGCGTCCAGCTCACCGCGCCGGAGCCCGCCGTCGTCGATCCCGAGGTCGCCGAGGCGGTGCTGCTGTCCCGACTGGCCGCACGGCGGGACGCCGAGGTCGACCGGGGAGTCACCCTCACCGGACCGCACCGTGACGACCTGCAGCTGATCCTGGGGACGCACCCGGCGAAAGGGTTCGCCAGCCACGGCGAATCCTGGTCCTTCGCGCTGACGCTGCGCCTGGCGTCCCACCGGATGCAGCGCGCCGACGGCACCGAGCCGGTCGTCATCCTCGACGATGTCTTCGCTGAACTCGATACCGCCCGGCGTGCCCAGCTGGTCACCCTCGCCATGGAGGCGGAGCAGGTGCTCATCACCGCTGCGGTGGGCGAGGACATCCCCCCTGAACTGCGGGGATCTGCCCGGATCCATGAGGTCCGGGCGCGGGTTACGGACGAGGGGCGGATCTCGGAACTGGATCCCGGG of Corynebacterium terpenotabidum Y-11 contains these proteins:
- the recF gene encoding DNA replication/repair protein RecF (All proteins in this family for which functions are known are DNA-binding proteins that assist the filamentation of RecA onto DNA for the initiation of recombination or recombinational repair.); protein product: MYLRSLHLGDFRSWASLDLDLDPGVTVFAGPNGNGKTNIVEAVGYLAHLSSHRVNGDAALVREGCDAARISATAVNHGRELTAHLVINSRGANRAAVNRTALKSQRGLAGIVRTTMFSPEDLGLVRGEPDQRRHFLDQVVAARYPRLAGVRSDYDKVLRQRNALLKSASSPESVADTLDVWDGQLAHLGGEIMSARAQVVHDLAPHVAETYAHLAPGSRPALIGYTSTLDAELADVGVQLTAPEPAVVDPEVAEAVLLSRLAARRDAEVDRGVTLTGPHRDDLQLILGTHPAKGFASHGESWSFALTLRLASHRMQRADGTEPVVILDDVFAELDTARRAQLVTLAMEAEQVLITAAVGEDIPPELRGSARIHEVRARVTDEGRISELDPGQDADDE